One window of the Flexibacter flexilis DSM 6793 genome contains the following:
- a CDS encoding ATP-binding cassette domain-containing protein: MNAQILQAIIKLLAIIARVDGVSEKERQLIQKFLNDNLNDTAVGAYLKLFDEFSSANNLGGEEIVRICTQINQELSIKQKTVILLRLTELVLSDHSLSEGEEDFMQLICKSFNIHESKYEAIKEFMMADSFRSISSPNLLLIDGDERRPETDIKHFYKPHLRSEIAVLHLTGIEMYFLRVIDPYAYEDLYLNGDILREDHLYLLNNGSVIRGDKLEPIYYSEVINCFLKGDNSQRITFEACDISYYFNNGKRGLRHVNIAEESGTLIALMGASGSGKSTLLNALNGTVRPQQGQVLINGIDIYENSEEVQGVIGYVPQDDLLIEELSVYQNLYYAAKLCFGKATEGELNQLVLQTLNNLGLYEIKDLKVGNVLEKTISGGQRKRLNIGLELLREPSIMFVDEPTSGLSSRDSENILDLLRELTLTGKLIFVVIHQPSSDLFKMFDKLIILDSGGYQIYYGNPVEAVVYFKKLANQITKEEGACSACGNVNPEQIFNIIENKVVDEFGNMTNLRRTSPEKWYQSFLENIKTPTVQRVIEKPDNTLDVPNHLKQWLIFVTRDLKAKLNNTQYLTINLLEAPALAIILSFIVRFYRPDQENGYLFGENVNIPSYLFMSVIIALFMGLTISAEEIIRDAKILKRERFLNLSKHSYFLSKTAILFTFSAIQTLCYIWIGNWVVGISDTEIIISHWLVLFSASCFANMLGLNISATFNSVVTIYILIPILLIPQLILGGIVVKFDEINPSVAGQGKVPIVGELMASRWAFEALAVTTFKENPYEELFYNVEQKLYSAEYKKTYYIPELVSYLEMCHNWAQEGKCKSPEYLDKLAVLRTELQLEQPLHPSIKMPDLVLLDADKFGENSVVAFKTYLDEVRKNYVKEYNTATSQRDALIYERTKTDELRAQFIALQQKNHNETVKTLVTGSSIEKRIVEYNGRLVQKIYPVYVNPKEHTHFFDFSSHFFAPTKYFAGRYFPTLYFNIVAIWSMSLFLYWALYFGWLRKLINLRLFRKEKY, encoded by the coding sequence ATGAATGCACAAATACTACAAGCCATTATCAAATTACTGGCCATCATTGCAAGAGTAGATGGTGTGTCGGAAAAAGAAAGGCAGTTGATTCAGAAATTCCTGAACGACAACCTCAACGATACGGCAGTAGGTGCATATTTGAAGCTATTTGATGAGTTTTCGTCGGCGAATAATTTGGGTGGCGAAGAAATAGTACGCATTTGCACGCAAATCAATCAGGAACTTTCTATCAAGCAAAAAACCGTTATTCTGCTGCGCCTGACGGAATTGGTACTTTCTGACCATAGTTTGAGCGAAGGCGAAGAAGATTTTATGCAATTGATTTGCAAATCGTTCAACATTCACGAAAGCAAATACGAGGCTATTAAAGAATTTATGATGGCCGATAGTTTTCGCTCAATTTCATCGCCAAATTTGCTGCTTATAGATGGAGATGAACGTCGCCCAGAAACAGATATTAAACATTTTTATAAACCTCATTTGCGAAGCGAAATAGCTGTTTTGCACCTGACGGGAATAGAAATGTACTTTTTGCGCGTGATAGATCCTTACGCTTACGAAGATCTTTATCTCAACGGCGATATTCTGCGCGAAGATCATTTGTATTTGCTCAACAACGGGAGTGTAATACGTGGCGACAAACTCGAACCAATCTATTACAGCGAAGTAATCAACTGCTTCCTGAAAGGCGATAATAGTCAGCGGATTACATTTGAGGCTTGCGATATTTCTTATTATTTTAATAACGGAAAAAGAGGCCTAAGACACGTAAATATTGCCGAAGAATCGGGGACACTTATTGCCCTGATGGGTGCGAGTGGTTCGGGCAAATCCACGCTACTCAACGCCCTGAACGGCACGGTACGTCCGCAACAAGGCCAAGTGCTTATCAATGGCATAGACATTTACGAAAATAGTGAAGAAGTACAAGGCGTAATCGGCTATGTACCTCAGGACGACTTACTTATAGAAGAACTTTCGGTTTATCAAAACCTTTATTACGCAGCCAAACTCTGCTTTGGCAAAGCCACTGAAGGCGAGTTGAACCAATTGGTTTTGCAAACACTCAACAATTTGGGTCTTTACGAAATCAAGGATTTGAAAGTGGGGAATGTGTTGGAAAAAACCATCAGCGGTGGGCAACGCAAACGCCTCAATATCGGTTTGGAGCTTTTACGCGAGCCTTCCATTATGTTTGTGGACGAGCCGACATCTGGGCTTTCTTCCCGCGATTCAGAAAATATTTTGGACTTATTGCGCGAACTAACACTGACGGGCAAGCTGATTTTTGTAGTAATACATCAGCCTTCTTCGGATTTGTTCAAAATGTTCGACAAGTTAATTATCTTAGATTCAGGAGGTTATCAGATTTACTACGGCAACCCAGTAGAAGCCGTAGTGTATTTTAAGAAATTGGCCAACCAAATAACCAAGGAAGAAGGCGCGTGTAGTGCCTGCGGTAACGTAAACCCCGAACAGATTTTTAATATTATCGAAAATAAAGTCGTTGATGAGTTTGGCAACATGACCAACTTGCGACGCACTTCGCCCGAAAAATGGTATCAATCTTTTTTAGAAAATATAAAAACACCTACGGTTCAGCGAGTTATAGAAAAACCTGACAACACGCTAGATGTACCCAATCACCTGAAACAATGGTTAATTTTTGTTACACGTGACCTAAAAGCCAAGCTAAACAATACGCAATATTTGACGATTAATTTGCTGGAAGCTCCTGCGTTGGCTATTATTTTGTCGTTTATCGTGCGCTTTTATCGCCCCGACCAAGAGAACGGCTATCTGTTCGGCGAAAACGTAAACATTCCGTCCTACTTGTTTATGAGTGTGATTATCGCACTCTTTATGGGCTTGACTATCAGTGCCGAAGAAATTATTCGCGATGCCAAAATCCTGAAACGCGAACGCTTCCTGAATTTGAGCAAACACAGTTATTTTCTTTCCAAAACAGCCATTTTATTTACATTTTCAGCCATTCAAACGCTATGTTATATATGGATAGGCAACTGGGTGGTGGGTATTTCGGATACAGAAATAATTATTTCGCACTGGCTAGTGCTGTTTTCGGCTTCTTGCTTTGCTAATATGCTGGGTCTCAACATTTCTGCTACGTTCAATTCGGTCGTTACCATTTACATTTTGATTCCAATTTTACTCATTCCACAACTGATTTTGGGTGGAATCGTAGTGAAATTTGATGAAATAAATCCAAGCGTTGCTGGACAAGGAAAAGTGCCAATTGTAGGCGAGTTGATGGCTTCGCGTTGGGCTTTTGAGGCTTTAGCCGTTACTACTTTTAAAGAAAATCCTTACGAAGAACTTTTTTATAACGTAGAACAAAAACTCTATTCTGCTGAATATAAGAAGACGTATTATATACCTGAGCTGGTGAGTTATTTGGAAATGTGCCACAATTGGGCGCAAGAAGGCAAATGCAAAAGCCCTGAATATCTGGATAAATTGGCGGTTTTGCGTACAGAATTACAATTAGAACAGCCCTTACACCCAAGTATTAAAATGCCTGATTTGGTGTTGCTTGATGCGGATAAATTCGGAGAAAATTCGGTAGTGGCATTTAAAACCTATCTGGACGAGGTGCGCAAAAATTATGTAAAAGAATATAACACAGCCACTTCGCAGCGCGATGCCCTGATTTATGAACGTACCAAAACCGATGAGTTACGCGCCCAATTCATTGCTTTACAGCAAAAAAACCATAACGAAACGGTTAAAACCTTGGTTACAGGTTCTAGCATCGAAAAACGCATTGTGGAGTACAATGGCCGTTTGGTACAAAAAATTTATCCTGTGTACGTAAATCCCAAAGAACACACACATTTCTTTGATTTTAGCTCTCATTTCTTTGCCCCAACAAAGTATTTTGCAGGTCGTTATTTCCCAACGCTATATTTTAATATTGTGGCAATTTGGTCAATGTCGCTATTTTTGTACTGGGCTTTGTATTTTGGTTGGTTGCGCAAGCTCATCAACTTGAGACTTTTCCGCAAAGAAAAATATTAA
- a CDS encoding class I SAM-dependent methyltransferase, whose protein sequence is MQPDNNISKFIQNLEKSLTENHFVKASLGNYKGTTPDLKNIYIKKILIKSAEKLSFTFRYQTRDIVKNYETAQAAQLLQEWFTDGFRAAHLATTQADWQLDIAKKTTLKQTPASQTNSISVAHNREKKRLITPQANSYLFELKLADEQGNVFKNSQDKYKQINHYIEILRPLLEATPKHPTFRVADMGSGKGYLTFALYDYLQNTLHQNSHVTGVEYRPDMVTLCNQISQNVGFAGLEFVQGTIQDFDSEGINMLVALHACDTATDDAIQKGIEAAANLIVVAPCCHKQIRRQIEAAKPQNALESVLRHGIFLERESEMVTDTIRALVLEYFGYKTKVFQFISAEHTAKNVMITAEKRQDATARNPEVLHKIQQLKSYFGIEFHQLEKLLNLI, encoded by the coding sequence ATGCAACCCGACAATAACATTTCTAAATTTATACAGAATCTCGAAAAAAGCCTTACAGAAAACCACTTCGTCAAGGCTTCTTTGGGAAACTACAAAGGCACTACGCCCGATTTGAAAAATATTTATATCAAAAAAATTCTTATCAAATCCGCCGAAAAACTCAGTTTTACGTTTCGGTACCAGACCAGAGATATTGTAAAAAACTACGAAACCGCTCAAGCCGCCCAGCTGCTGCAAGAATGGTTTACTGATGGTTTTCGAGCGGCACACTTGGCCACCACCCAAGCCGATTGGCAATTGGATATAGCCAAGAAAACGACTTTAAAACAAACGCCTGCGAGCCAAACCAACAGCATTTCGGTGGCGCACAACCGCGAGAAAAAACGCCTCATCACGCCACAAGCCAACAGCTATTTGTTTGAGTTAAAACTCGCCGATGAGCAAGGCAATGTTTTCAAAAATAGCCAAGACAAATACAAGCAAATAAACCATTACATCGAAATCTTGCGTCCGTTGCTGGAGGCTACCCCAAAACACCCTACTTTTAGGGTGGCAGACATGGGTTCGGGTAAAGGTTATCTCACGTTTGCGCTGTACGATTATTTGCAAAACACGCTGCACCAAAACAGCCACGTAACAGGCGTAGAATACAGGCCAGACATGGTAACACTCTGCAACCAGATTTCGCAAAATGTCGGTTTTGCGGGGCTGGAATTTGTACAAGGAACAATACAAGACTTTGACAGTGAGGGAATAAATATGCTTGTGGCTCTGCACGCCTGCGACACGGCCACCGACGATGCTATCCAAAAAGGCATTGAAGCCGCAGCGAATTTGATAGTAGTTGCGCCGTGTTGTCACAAACAAATCCGCCGACAAATAGAAGCGGCCAAGCCCCAAAACGCACTGGAAAGCGTGCTCCGACACGGTATATTTTTGGAACGCGAATCGGAAATGGTAACCGACACTATCAGGGCGTTGGTGCTGGAATATTTTGGTTACAAAACCAAAGTTTTTCAGTTTATTTCTGCCGAACACACCGCCAAAAACGTGATGATTACCGCCGAAAAACGCCAAGACGCAACAGCCCGAAATCCAGAAGTTTTACACAAAATACAACAGCTCAAAAGTTATTTTGGGATAGAATTTCACCAATTAGAAAAACTTTTGAACTTGATTTAA
- a CDS encoding AAA domain-containing protein: protein MSSFPAITQLLQWLEAEEASERAQHEETLQKVPLSERRKTGISWYPIQIRESYYDRAERLTLEVERPQNRDVSHQFQNGQAAMLFSTRENDPSHRIRGIVSAVRDNQLRITLQADELPEWAENGKLGIDALFDEVSFKEMRQTLKAVTEAKSNRLAHLRDVLLGDKMPEFEKDNNFVVPANLNAAQAQAVQKILQAKDIAIVHGPPGTGKTTTITEAIALCLAAKPDAQILVCAPSNNAVDLLTAKLHEKGLRVLRLGNPARISEQTIQHTLDQKITQHPEYKRINEYKKQAAAFRNMASRYKRNFGRDERNQRKLLFDEAYKLLNEVQKTEEYIVGNLTEKAQIITCTPVGSTHKSLSDKMFDWVFVDEAAQALEPLCWIPIQKAQRVVLAGDHKQLPPTVKTDQPEARQGLSITLFEKAIALQPQAAVMLDTQYRMHQMIMGFSGEYFYQNKLACAPSVQQRKPLAAQPFELIDTAGCGFEEKNTPEGSGIFNPEEAQLLHKIWRNLQNEIPNIGQCSVGVISPYRAQVEHLRQVFADDLLSNKKLTVNTIDGFQGQERDIILISLVRSNDRQEIGFLADYRRMNVALTRARHKLIVLGDSATFAADAFYGGLLAYSEAQAAYRSAWEFVAD from the coding sequence ATGTCCTCTTTTCCTGCTATAACCCAATTGCTCCAGTGGCTCGAAGCCGAAGAAGCCTCCGAACGCGCCCAACACGAAGAAACTTTACAAAAAGTACCGCTTTCGGAACGCCGTAAAACAGGTATTTCGTGGTATCCGATTCAGATTCGGGAAAGCTATTACGACCGCGCCGAGCGGCTCACTTTGGAAGTAGAACGCCCACAAAACCGCGACGTAAGCCACCAATTCCAAAACGGACAAGCGGCAATGCTGTTCAGTACGCGCGAAAACGACCCAAGCCACAGGATTCGGGGCATCGTGTCGGCGGTGCGCGACAACCAATTGCGCATTACGTTGCAGGCCGACGAACTTCCCGAATGGGCAGAAAACGGCAAATTGGGCATTGATGCGCTGTTCGATGAAGTGAGTTTTAAGGAAATGCGCCAGACGCTCAAAGCCGTAACTGAAGCCAAAAGTAACCGTTTGGCACATTTGCGCGACGTGCTTTTGGGCGATAAAATGCCTGAATTTGAGAAAGATAATAACTTTGTAGTTCCTGCCAACCTCAACGCGGCGCAGGCGCAGGCTGTGCAGAAAATTTTGCAGGCCAAAGACATAGCCATCGTACACGGCCCTCCTGGTACTGGCAAAACCACGACCATCACCGAAGCCATTGCGCTGTGTTTGGCTGCCAAGCCCGACGCGCAAATTTTGGTATGTGCACCCAGCAACAACGCGGTAGATTTGCTAACGGCCAAGCTCCACGAAAAAGGCTTGCGCGTGTTGCGTTTGGGCAATCCTGCCCGCATCAGCGAGCAAACGATTCAGCACACACTCGATCAAAAAATCACACAACACCCAGAATACAAGCGAATTAACGAATACAAAAAACAAGCTGCTGCGTTTCGGAACATGGCTTCGCGCTACAAACGCAACTTTGGCCGCGATGAGCGAAACCAACGCAAATTGTTGTTTGATGAGGCGTATAAACTCCTGAACGAGGTTCAGAAAACGGAAGAATACATCGTGGGCAACCTGACGGAAAAAGCGCAAATTATTACTTGCACGCCCGTAGGCAGTACACACAAATCGCTGTCGGACAAGATGTTTGACTGGGTTTTTGTGGACGAAGCCGCCCAAGCCTTAGAGCCGTTGTGCTGGATTCCGATACAAAAAGCCCAACGCGTAGTGCTGGCGGGCGACCACAAGCAACTGCCGCCAACCGTCAAAACCGACCAACCTGAAGCAAGGCAAGGTTTGAGCATTACGCTGTTTGAAAAAGCCATTGCTTTGCAGCCGCAAGCCGCCGTGATGCTCGATACGCAATACCGTATGCACCAAATGATTATGGGTTTTTCGGGCGAATATTTTTATCAAAATAAATTGGCGTGTGCGCCATCGGTGCAGCAACGCAAGCCATTAGCCGCCCAACCTTTTGAGCTAATAGATACGGCAGGTTGTGGATTTGAGGAAAAAAATACACCCGAAGGAAGCGGTATTTTCAACCCCGAAGAAGCGCAATTGCTCCACAAGATTTGGCGAAATCTCCAAAACGAAATTCCCAATATTGGACAATGTTCTGTGGGCGTTATCTCACCGTATCGGGCGCAGGTAGAGCATTTGCGGCAAGTGTTTGCAGACGATTTGTTAAGCAATAAAAAACTGACAGTAAACACGATAGACGGTTTTCAGGGACAAGAACGCGACATTATTCTGATTAGTTTGGTGCGCAGCAACGACCGCCAAGAAATTGGCTTTTTGGCCGACTATCGACGCATGAACGTAGCCCTAACCCGTGCACGCCATAAACTCATCGTGCTGGGCGACAGTGCTACTTTTGCAGCAGACGCGTTTTATGGTGGCTTATTGGCATATTCCGAAGCACAAGCAGCGTACCGCAGCGCGTGGGAGTTTGTGGCCGATTAA
- a CDS encoding dihydrofolate reductase: protein MKISMIVAVSSNGVIGHENRLPWHLPADLKFFKQKTLNHCIVMGRKTYESIGKPLPKRTNIVLTTNANWQAEGVEVVHSLAQAIELAKQKGETELFVIGGADIFRQVLPLVETIYWTKVKTHVQGDAFLEQPDAVQWEQVSEESFEADEQNTIPFAFVCYQRRKQEQL, encoded by the coding sequence GTGAAAATATCCATGATAGTGGCCGTGTCCAGCAATGGCGTGATTGGCCACGAAAATCGTTTGCCGTGGCACTTGCCTGCCGATTTGAAGTTTTTTAAGCAAAAAACCCTGAATCACTGTATCGTGATGGGGCGCAAAACTTACGAGTCTATCGGCAAACCTTTGCCCAAACGCACGAATATCGTGCTGACTACCAACGCCAATTGGCAAGCCGAAGGCGTGGAAGTGGTGCATAGTTTGGCGCAAGCCATTGAGCTGGCCAAACAAAAAGGCGAAACCGAACTTTTTGTAATTGGTGGCGCAGATATTTTCAGACAAGTGTTGCCTTTGGTGGAAACCATTTATTGGACAAAAGTAAAAACCCACGTACAAGGCGATGCGTTTTTGGAACAGCCCGACGCTGTGCAGTGGGAGCAGGTTTCGGAAGAAAGTTTTGAGGCAGACGAACAAAACACTATTCCTTTTGCGTTTGTGTGCTACCAAAGAAGAAAACAAGAACAATTATAA
- a CDS encoding bifunctional riboflavin kinase/FAD synthetase, with the protein MKIINGLEEIQPIPYAVVTAGTFDGVHLGHQKILKRLREIADACGGQTVLITYWPHPRIVLSGGTDTGLRLLSSYEEKIHRLEQFGLDYLIVLPFTKEFAALSSQDFIQQILIEKLHTRKLVIGYDHRFGKNREGSFEHLQANAAAYGFEVEEIPRQDVDEVGVSSTRIRKALEAGDTDTANHYLGAPYLFVGEVVHGQQIGRVIGFPTANIAIADPYKLIPARGVYAVRLMLPDGRLFGGMMSIGVRPTVDNSGVQSIEVNIFDFAEDIYGQSVTVEVIAFMRWEEKFANLAALQVALYADKENALEILAAISK; encoded by the coding sequence GTGAAAATCATCAATGGTTTAGAGGAAATACAGCCCATTCCGTATGCCGTCGTAACGGCTGGCACGTTTGATGGCGTGCATCTGGGGCATCAGAAAATATTGAAACGCTTGCGCGAAATTGCCGACGCTTGCGGAGGACAAACCGTGTTGATTACTTACTGGCCACACCCGCGCATTGTGTTGAGTGGCGGCACGGATACGGGTTTGCGTTTGCTTTCTTCTTACGAAGAGAAAATACATCGTCTGGAGCAATTCGGGCTTGATTATCTAATTGTATTGCCTTTTACGAAAGAATTTGCGGCCTTAAGTTCGCAAGATTTTATTCAACAAATACTCATCGAAAAGCTCCACACGCGCAAGTTAGTGATTGGTTACGACCATCGTTTTGGCAAAAATCGCGAAGGTTCGTTTGAGCATTTGCAGGCCAATGCCGCCGCGTATGGCTTTGAGGTAGAGGAGATTCCGCGTCAAGATGTGGACGAAGTGGGCGTAAGTTCTACGCGCATCCGCAAAGCCCTCGAAGCGGGTGACACGGACACGGCCAATCATTATTTGGGTGCGCCGTATCTGTTTGTGGGCGAAGTGGTGCACGGCCAACAAATTGGCCGCGTTATTGGCTTCCCGACTGCAAATATTGCCATTGCCGACCCGTACAAACTTATTCCTGCAAGGGGCGTTTATGCGGTGCGTCTGATGCTCCCTGACGGACGTTTGTTTGGGGGAATGATGAGTATTGGGGTTCGCCCGACGGTGGACAATAGTGGCGTGCAAAGCATTGAGGTAAATATTTTTGATTTTGCAGAAGACATTTACGGCCAATCGGTGACGGTGGAAGTTATTGCGTTTATGCGCTGGGAAGAAAAATTTGCCAATTTGGCGGCTTTGCAAGTGGCTCTTTATGCCGACAAAGAAAATGCGCTCGAAATTTTGGCGGCGATTAGCAAATAA
- the scpB gene encoding SMC-Scp complex subunit ScpB, whose translation MDFLHKHIEALIFCSAEPLSVADMRRCLSEMLNTDVPEAHINKAIAVLTEKYQADEYVFAIAKLSGGYQFLTKPAYQTSINILLQQKSKKRLSTSALETLAIIAYKQPVTKAQIEQIRGVNCDYALQKLLDKELVAIQGKADTVGRPLLYGTGTKFMEHFGLNSLRDLPQLKDIAAEQNDNEIGTATDNTEN comes from the coding sequence ATGGATTTTCTTCACAAACACATCGAAGCCCTGATTTTTTGTAGTGCCGAGCCGCTCAGCGTGGCCGATATGCGCCGTTGTCTGTCGGAAATGCTCAACACCGACGTGCCCGAAGCCCACATCAATAAGGCCATTGCAGTGCTTACCGAAAAATATCAGGCCGACGAATACGTCTTTGCGATTGCCAAACTTTCGGGCGGCTATCAGTTCCTGACCAAACCCGCATATCAGACGAGCATCAATATTTTATTACAACAAAAATCGAAAAAACGGCTTTCTACGTCGGCACTCGAAACGTTGGCCATTATCGCCTACAAACAGCCCGTTACCAAAGCCCAAATCGAACAAATCAGGGGCGTAAACTGCGATTATGCACTCCAAAAATTGCTGGATAAAGAATTGGTAGCCATTCAGGGCAAAGCCGACACAGTTGGCCGCCCGTTGCTGTATGGCACAGGTACGAAGTTTATGGAACATTTTGGCCTTAATTCCTTGCGCGATTTGCCGCAACTCAAAGACATTGCCGCCGAACAAAACGACAACGAAATCGGGACGGCCACAGACAATACCGAAAACTAA
- a CDS encoding Do family serine endopeptidase codes for MKKHLPLVASAIVGSAITLGAYQFMPQRTGVVIRETQTSAPILTSAHGTAEAAPLDFSATAERVTPAVVHIKSTIGVQKPQASAQQIPDAFRDFFGGGGNPFFFGEPMQQAPQQSTGSGVIISSDGYIVTNNHVIDHADELEVTLHDNRTYKAKVIGTDPSTDLAVIQIKEKDLPTLGFGNSDAVRVGQWVLAVGNPFNLSSTVTAGVVSAKGRNLRIVKDKAAIESFIQTDAAVNPGNSGGALVSLDGGLVGINTAIYSQTGSYAGYAFAVPSKIVEKVTEDLIRYGVVQRGFLGITIRDLNSTLAKEHDLEITEGVLVDSLTKESAAKEGGVKAGDVIVKVDGHEVKSSAQLQEAIGRHRPGDKVALVVNREGKEKDLTVTLKNQAGNKEIVKKEKQEVLSSLGLELEQASSKECKKAGVESGVKISKLLAGKLRQQTDVREGFIITKIDKTPVKSVKDVTDLLNSKTGGVMMEGVYPDYPGTYYYAFGL; via the coding sequence ATGAAAAAACACTTGCCTTTGGTGGCTTCTGCTATAGTAGGGAGTGCCATCACTTTAGGAGCGTATCAATTCATGCCACAGCGCACAGGTGTGGTGATTCGCGAAACCCAAACATCTGCGCCGATACTCACTTCCGCACACGGCACTGCCGAAGCTGCGCCGCTGGATTTTTCGGCCACAGCCGAGCGCGTAACCCCTGCGGTAGTTCACATCAAATCCACGATTGGCGTACAAAAGCCACAGGCTTCAGCCCAACAAATTCCTGATGCTTTCCGCGACTTTTTTGGCGGTGGCGGCAATCCGTTTTTCTTTGGCGAACCGATGCAGCAAGCCCCACAACAAAGCACGGGTTCGGGTGTAATTATTAGCTCAGATGGCTACATCGTAACCAACAATCACGTAATTGACCACGCCGACGAGTTGGAAGTAACACTCCACGACAACCGCACTTACAAAGCCAAAGTCATTGGTACAGACCCTTCTACGGATTTGGCCGTGATTCAGATAAAAGAAAAAGATTTGCCGACATTGGGTTTTGGAAACTCTGATGCCGTGCGCGTAGGCCAATGGGTTTTGGCCGTCGGCAACCCGTTTAACCTTTCTTCGACCGTAACGGCGGGCGTAGTAAGTGCCAAAGGCCGTAACTTACGCATCGTAAAAGACAAAGCCGCCATTGAGTCGTTTATCCAAACCGATGCAGCCGTAAACCCTGGCAACAGCGGCGGCGCGTTGGTGAGTTTGGATGGCGGTTTGGTGGGAATCAATACTGCAATTTATTCACAAACAGGCTCTTATGCGGGATATGCTTTTGCCGTTCCGTCCAAGATTGTTGAAAAAGTAACCGAAGACCTGATTCGTTATGGCGTAGTGCAACGCGGATTTTTGGGTATTACGATTCGTGACCTGAACAGCACTTTGGCCAAAGAACACGACCTCGAAATTACGGAAGGTGTGTTAGTGGACAGCCTCACCAAAGAAAGCGCAGCCAAAGAAGGCGGCGTAAAAGCGGGTGACGTAATCGTGAAAGTAGATGGCCACGAGGTGAAAAGCAGTGCGCAATTGCAAGAAGCCATTGGCCGCCACCGCCCAGGAGATAAAGTGGCTTTGGTGGTAAATCGCGAAGGCAAAGAAAAAGATTTGACCGTAACACTCAAAAACCAAGCAGGCAACAAAGAAATTGTGAAAAAAGAAAAACAAGAAGTGTTGTCGTCGTTGGGGTTGGAGTTGGAACAAGCCAGTAGCAAAGAATGCAAAAAAGCTGGTGTCGAGTCAGGCGTGAAAATCAGCAAGTTACTTGCAGGCAAATTGCGCCAACAAACCGATGTTCGCGAAGGATTTATTATTACCAAAATAGACAAAACACCTGTTAAGTCTGTGAAAGACGTAACCGACTTGCTCAACAGCAAAACAGGCGGCGTAATGATGGAAGGCGTTTATCCTGATTACCCTGGTACGTATTACTACGCATTTGGTTTATAA
- a CDS encoding class I SAM-dependent methyltransferase — MAQQLSEEQLKALAQQLSHPKGEDGVQLGKRMNVTNDNMIRKTIESLPITDGAQVLEIGHGNAHHLPEFLHKAANIQYVGLEVSQTMYEEAQKENAQTIAAGQARFLLTDGTHIPAPDAHFDIIFSVNTVYFWQNPVNYIREIGRVLKSGGYLCLSFVEKDSMQKLAFTQYGFSLYDTEGILNLVKNIPHQHLEQKHYTEETFSNIGQKVERTFGVLLLQKL, encoded by the coding sequence ATGGCGCAGCAACTTTCCGAAGAACAACTCAAGGCATTAGCCCAACAACTTAGCCACCCCAAAGGAGAGGACGGCGTACAGTTGGGCAAGCGTATGAATGTTACCAATGATAACATGATTCGGAAAACTATCGAGTCTTTGCCGATTACAGACGGTGCGCAAGTGCTGGAAATTGGACATGGAAATGCACATCATCTGCCCGAATTTCTCCACAAAGCAGCTAATATTCAGTATGTTGGCTTGGAAGTATCCCAAACAATGTACGAGGAAGCTCAAAAAGAAAACGCGCAAACCATTGCCGCAGGGCAAGCGCGTTTTTTGCTCACCGACGGCACTCACATTCCTGCGCCAGATGCACATTTTGACATTATTTTTTCGGTGAATACGGTTTATTTTTGGCAAAATCCTGTGAACTATATTCGTGAAATTGGCCGTGTATTAAAAAGTGGAGGCTATTTGTGTTTGAGTTTTGTTGAAAAAGACTCGATGCAAAAACTGGCTTTCACGCAATACGGTTTTTCGCTTTATGACACCGAAGGTATTTTGAATTTGGTTAAAAATATTCCGCATCAACATCTTGAACAAAAGCATTATACCGAAGAAACATTTAGTAACATCGGCCAAAAAGTAGAACGCACTTTTGGCGTGCTGCTGCTTCAAAAATTGTAA
- the dtd gene encoding D-aminoacyl-tRNA deacylase, translating to MVAVIQRVTEAAVRIDGHVNGQIEAGLLVLLGIATIDTADDVQWLAAKIAAMRIFSDEEGKMNKSVQDINGNILLISQFTLLASTKKGNRPSFIEAARPEIAISLYEQMIQELGGLLGKPVQTGVFGADMKVSLLNDGPVTIVIDSQNKK from the coding sequence ATGGTAGCTGTAATTCAACGCGTTACGGAAGCCGCCGTGCGCATAGATGGCCACGTAAACGGCCAAATTGAGGCGGGTTTGTTGGTGCTGCTTGGCATTGCCACTATTGACACTGCCGACGATGTACAGTGGCTTGCCGCCAAAATTGCGGCCATGCGTATTTTTTCTGACGAAGAAGGCAAAATGAATAAATCTGTACAAGACATAAACGGCAATATTTTGCTTATCAGTCAATTTACGCTGTTGGCTTCTACCAAAAAAGGAAATAGGCCTTCGTTTATAGAAGCGGCGCGGCCAGAAATTGCCATTTCTTTGTACGAACAAATGATACAAGAACTTGGCGGTTTGCTCGGCAAGCCTGTACAAACAGGTGTTTTTGGGGCAGACATGAAAGTTTCTTTGCTCAATGATGGCCCCGTAACTATTGTTATTGATTCTCAAAATAAAAAATAA